A segment of the Triticum urartu cultivar G1812 chromosome 1, Tu2.1, whole genome shotgun sequence genome:
tttctagtttcattttactgaaaatgaggctttcagtcatcttgcccatgtggtatgatttgcatgtctcaagtgattcaaaatcaagtgagtcaaaacggtccatttgcatggagtttcttcatgcatatacactaatagacatggttcgcatgtctcaatcttttcaaaaatgagtgagtccaaagatccatcaacatggagcctcttcatgcgttttataccgatatgacttaagtggcagtgccacaagtaggtggtactatcattactatcttatatcttttggcatgaacatgtgtatcactatgatcgagattcaataaaccattcattttaggtttaagaccattgaaggtattattcaaataaacagagtaaccattattctccttaaatgaataaccgtatcgcgatagacataatccaatcatgtctatgctcaacgcaaacaccaaataacaattatttagattttaataccaatctcgatggtagagggagcgtgcgatgcttgatcatatcaaccttggaaacacttccaacacatatcgtcagctcacctttagctagtctctgtttattccgtagcttttattttgagttactaacacttagcaaccgaaccggtatctaataccctggtgctactaggagtactagtaaagtacacataaacacaatgtatatccaatatacttctatcgatcttgccagccttctcatctaccaagtatctagtgtaattctgctccagtggctattccccttattacagaagcacttagtctcgggtttgggctcaaccttgggtttcttcactagagcagtagctgatttgccgtttcatgaagtttcccttcttgcccttgcccttcttgaaactagtggtttcatcaacaattgatgctccttcttgattcctacttttgtggtgtcaaacatcgcgaatatctcaaggatcatcatatatgtccctgatgtattatagttcatcacgaagctctagcagcttggtggtaatgacttcggagaaacatcactatcccatctggaagatcaactcccactcgattcaaatgattgttgtactcagacaatctgagcacaagctcaacaattgagcttttctcccttagtttgtaggctaagaaaatcgtcggaggtcttatacctcttgacgtgggcacgagcctgaaatcccaatttcagccctcgaaacatctcatatgtttcgtgacgttttaaaccgtcttcggtgcctcagctctaaaccgtttaactgaactatcacgtagttatcaaaatgtgtatgtcagatgttcgcaacatccacagacgacgttcgaggttcagcacactgagcggtgcattaaggacataagccttttactgtctgcataattgctactatcaactttcaactaatttttctctaggaacatatctaaacagtagaactgacgcgcgagctacgacataatttgcgaagaccttttgactatgttcaggataattaagttcatcttatgaactcccactcagatagacatccctctagtcatctaagtgattatacgatccgagtcaactaggccgtgtccgatcatcacgtgagacggactagtcaacatcggtgaacatcttcatgttgatcgtatcttctatacgactcatgctcgacctttcggtctcttgtgttccgaggccatgtctgtacatgctaggctcgtcaagtcaacctaagtgttttgcatgtgttccgaggccatgtctgtacatgctaggctcgtcaacacccgttgtattcgaacgtaagaatctatcacacccgatcatcacgtggtgcttcgaaacgacgaactttcgcaacggtgcacagttagggggaacactttcttgaaattttagtgagggatcatcttatttactaccgtcgttctaagcaaataagatgtataaacatgataaacatcacatgcaatcaaatagtgacatgatatggccaatatcatattgctccttttgatctccatcttcggggctccatgatcatcatcgtcaccggcatgacaccatgatctccatcatcgtgtcttcatgaagttgtctcgccaactattacttctactactacagctaacggttagcaatgaagtaaagtaattacatgacgtttatgttgacacgcaggtcataaaataaataaagacaactcctatggctcctgccggttgtcatactcatcgacatgcaagtcgtgattcctattacaagaacatgatcaatctcatacatcacatatcattcatcacattcttcttggccatatcacatcacatagcataccctgcaaaaacaagttagacgtcctctaattgttgtttgcatgttttacgtggctgctatgggtttctagcaagaacgtttcttacctacgcaaaaaccacaacatgatatgccaattgctatttacccttcataaggacccttttcatcgaatccgatccgactgaagtgggagagacagacacccgatagccaccttatgcaactagtgcatgtcagtcggtggaaccagtctcatgtaagagtgcgtgtaaggtcggtccgggccgcttcatcccacaatgccgccgaatcaagattggactagtaacggtaagcatattgaacaaaatcaacgcccacaactactttgtgttctactcgtgcatagaaactacgcatagacctagctcatgatgccactattggggaacgtagcaataattcaaaattttcctacgtgtcaccaagatcaatctatggagtcatctagcaacgagggaggagtggatctacatacccttgtagatcgcgcgcggaagcgttcaagagaacggggttgatggagtcgtactcgtcgtgatccaaatcaccgatgatcctagcgccgaatggatggcacctccgcgttcaacacacgtacggagcagcgacgtctcctccttcttgatccagcaaggggggaggagaggttgatggagatccagcagcacgacggcgtggtggtggaagtagcgggattccaacagggcttcaccaagcgctgcgggaggagggagatgtgtcatgggagggagagggaggcaccagggCTTAGGTgaggctgccctcccttccccccactatatatagggccaagggagaggggggcgcagccttggcccttcctccaaggaagggtgcggccagggaggagtccatcctccccaaggcacctaggaggtgccttccccttttaggactcttcccttcccttatctcttggcgcatgggcctcttggggctggtgcccttggcccatataggccaaggcgcacacccctacagcccatgtgcccccccggggcaggtggacccccttggtggacccccggacccctttcggcactcccggtacaataccaataatgcgcgaaactttttcggcgaccaaaacaagattTCCCAAAACaagacgtccgggatctcatccgggactccgaacaactttcgggttaccgcatactaatatctctataaccctagcgtcaccgaaccttaagtgtgtagaccctacgggttcgggaaccatgcagacatgaccgagacgttctccggtcaataaccaacagcgggatctggatacccatgttggctcccacatgctccacgatgatctcatcggatgaaccacgatgtcaaggacttaatcaatcccgtatacaattccctttgtctatcggtacgatacttgcccgagattcgatcgtcggtatcccgataccttgttcaatatcgttaccggcaagtctctttactcgttccgtaacacatcatcccgtgatcaactccttggtcacattgtgcacattatgatgatgtcctaccgagtgggcccagagatacctatccgtttacacggagtgacaaatcccagtcttgattcgtgccaacccaacagacactttcggagatacctgtaatgtacctttatagtcacccagttacgttgtgacgtttggcacacccaaagcactcctacggtatccgggagttgcacaatctcatgatctaaggaaatgatacttgacattagaaaagctttagcatacgaactacatgatcttgtgctaggcttaggattgggtcttgtccatcacatcattctcctaatgatgtgatcccgttatcaatgacatccaatgtccatggttaggaaaccgtaaccatctattgatcaacgagctagtcaactagaggcttactagggacatggtgttgtctatgtatccacacatgtatttgagtttcctatcaatacaattctagcatggataataaacgattatcatgaacaaggaaatataataataatcaatttattattgcctctagggcatatttccaacaggaggtaccaaagtaatccaggagtggatcacttgacaacggtcaagaacatcctgaaatacctgaaaaggactaaggatatgtttctcgtttatggagacaaagagcttgtcgtgaatggttacgtcgatgcaagctttgacactgatccgaatgactctaagtcataaaccggatatgtatttatattgactggtggagctgtcagttggtgcagttccaaacaaagcgtcgtggtgggatctacgtgtgaagtggagtacatagctacttcggaagcagcaaatggaggaatctggatgaaggagttcatatccgatctaggtgtaatacctagtgcatcgggtccaatgaaaatctttcgTGACAATTCTGAAGCAactgccttggcaaaggaatccagatttcacaagagaaccaaacacgtcaagagacgcttcaattccatccgcgatcaagtcaaggagggagacataaagatttgcaagatacatacggatctgaatgttgcagacccgttcactaagcctcttccacgagaaaaacatgatcagcaccaagactccatgtgtgttagaatcattactataaTTTATAGAGGACCAAAGAGAGAGGCAAAAATGAAACCGATATGAAAATGAAAAGACCAATGTACCCATCCAAAATTAACTTGCGGGTGGCAAGACTAATGAACCCATCCAAACTGACATGCTAGTGGAAAGACAATCTCCCCGTCCGGCGTCATGGTGGCCCTGAAACATGGTTCAAACTTAATGAGCAACATTTGGACCAATTTACAAAAGAATCCAATTGACAACTTGTGGTATGAACCATATGTTCAAATAGAGTTTCAGTATAAACATAATTGAATTGGACTTGGAAAAGTCAATATCGGGCCAAACAGAATAAAGGTAAATCTTCATTTTGGAAGCATGGATCGGAAGAAATTATTAATTCAAATGACAATTTGAACTGGATTCCAAAACCCCAGCCATGAAAATGCAAAATGGCTGCCATGGCAGTATTCTTGAAACCTTTGCCATGACAGCAAAAATGGTTGCCATGGCAGGGTCGAATGCCCAGCCGGGCACATGCATAGGGCCGACTGGACGGCGCCTAGCCGAAAGGGCACACTCGGACCCAAAGGCCGGGCATGCATCTCCCAGACCCTGAGCCGGACAAACACGCAGGCCGGACTCGCACGCACAAAGCAGCCCGACATGGGCCCATAGGCGGGTCCGACTGACCCATCTGGCGCTCCTGGCACGATCGGACCAGCCCGCCACAGGGCGAGGACACCACCAGGGGGCCGGGGgcctgatgagatcatcgtgtgTGGCTGCGGACGCGACAAAGGCCGTCAAATGACGGTGGCCCCGAGTAGTTGGGCGGAGCACCCATCATTGACACTCCACTTGTGTCACCCGGGCACGTGTTGTGCGGGCAGATCGAACGGCGCAGAGCCGCCTCGAGAGGCTCCCGCCGCAAGCCACCCAGCAGTGGATGACCTGGAGGCTCTCTTCGCCCTCGAAGAGCCCCACGAGGCGGGTACTCCACATCCTTTATCTGTATTtttaatggagcagttggtagccTGGTACGGTTTATTTTTGTCTGGTTTTTCTTCGTCCCACCACCAACCACCCTTACCACGCTGGTTTCTTATCTATCGGTTTATTTTTTTTCTTCACTCTTTTATTGCAAATCAGCACTTTCCTGACATACAAAAGATCACGGATCTAACTTTCCTAATTTATCCAAATCAACCGATCCTTCCATTAATGCAATTTGTTTTAGAAAACAAATAACAGATTTTCAGTAAACAAAtaatctataccaatataaaaagacccaaaggggCAGATCCAAGTAATCTCGGCCATCAAATCATGCCAATCCAACGACCTaaactgcttcaatgtcgagcgctcaacacatttagcatgcagttaatttcatgccaaatatagtgctaatcacataataacacacAAATAATACCCTAATTAATATCCGCATGAACTTAATATACTTctaaattaacgtgcattgcacgtacacattgactagtaGGAGTAATATCAAGGAATGTTTTTGTGCTTAAATGTGCAAATTCGCATTTttgtatatgtgtgtgtgtggttcAAGTGGAAAAATTGTAGTTTGTCTAAAATACTTACGTGATTAATATGTTATATTCTACTTGTGTATTTCTAGAAAAATGGTCACGCTTTTTATTCTTAAGTAATAAATGAATGACAAAAAGTCATGTCTCCATACCGTTTTGGGAGCTCGCCTATCCTGCTCAAATTTTGGGCAGTTAAAAGTTTTAGCGGGGAGGATTATAGGTGGCTTTAACTCAAGAAAAAAAGATGGTCGCCAAACATCTAAACCAAAAACAAGACAAATTAAGCAGGAAAAAAACAAGACAAAACTATACTTGAATATTTAACACTGGATTTTAAGGCTGGACATGCATAAATTGGTTACTCCTGCAGAATTCTCAAGGAAACTAAACTTAGCATAGCTTTACAGCTTCCAGCTAAATTTCCAAACGAGAATGCTCTCCAAGATGTATCAAAGATACACCTGTGAGTACTGGACAACTGATATGGAGATGGGCTACACTTTTACTTGTCACTTGAGAAGATGGCATGACAAGAGATTGATTACACTACTATAAATCTATCTCTATGGTTGAAACAGATAGCTCATCAGCAAACTGGAAAGCATATATAATAACCGCATATGCATCTACCATTTCCTAATAACCAGAAAATACATCCTTGAACTGGAGCATGAACAATCAATACAGATTCATGGGCAATCAATATACTAGAGACTTGATTGAAACGATGAGTCGACGCCATTTCTGTGCTTTTCTGTCTTGCTGGTCAATCTCTCAGTCTTTCTTGAGGAGATCATAGAACACCACAGGTTTCCTGTGGTTCTTGCTGCAGGCTTCCTGCAGCCAACGTAAAGCCACGGGATGTTTCAGTGATCAGTATATGAAAATCTATTTTTGTCGAAACAACGGATGGAATGCAGAGATTTCGTAGTGAACGGTCAGGATTTGGAAGAAAAAAAGGCGCAAGGATTCCACATTTAGTTGTTCCTTTGGACAAAAAGTTGAATCTTGCCTGCATTGCGAATGCGATGTGGAGCAGAGTCGCCTCGGACCACGGCCTGCCAATGAACTGAAGACCTATGGGCAGCCCGCCCTTATCTTGCCCAACCTGGCATGTTAACTTGTTATCGCAATGTGTAGATTCTTTTCTTTTCTGAAGAAGGTAGAACATGTTTAGATATCTGTTACCATGACTGTTATCGCCGGCAAACCAAGGAAGTTCCCTGCTATCGAGTACCGAATCAACGCGGCTTTGATTGGGGAAAACAGAGCACCAAGTTAGGAATTAGATCGTTGCAAAAAACAAGGAAATTAGGACGGACACATGGTGGTAGACATGCAGCTTCTGGAACTGTTTGCTGAATTCTGGTTTCTAGTAGCTACCTCCGTTTATGTAGTCGAGTTCACCACTGTTTAGCGCGTCATCTTGTAATGTGTAGGCAGTCACGCTGCACAAGGGGTTGATAATCTATGATGAACTGTACTAGATTTTGTTGTGGGTATTGCAGGAGTGGTGAACTGAAAGTAAATACCCGGTCATTGGTGAGACGATGACATCTGCTGTCTTGAAGATCTCTTTGTGAAAGAACATCTGACGATTCCTGAAAAATTCCGTGGCCAGATATCAGATTATACCAACCATCAATAAATAGTAACAGAGCATTCAATGTTACTACAGCGATTTAAATATCTGCGCACTATCCCAAGAAGGTAATACTGCTATATATTTACTAAAAAAGACAATCTTGCAAAATGATAGCGCACCGGAGTCGTTGTGAATTGAGGTAAGCTCTGCTGCTGAATGACCCATAGACAGCCAGCGCGACTCTCACGTCCCACCCGATCTCGGACCTCTTCCTGGCATAATTCACCCGGCATGCCAAGTCAGTTCAGCCACAAGTTGTACGCATTTCAAATGCAAACAAGAATAATAGCAGTAAGTAATTTCAGTTGCTTACAGTTTGTCGAGATACTTTGCAAGTGAAGCAGTGCATTCTGATCCGATCGTCACGTAGTGTGCGAGCCGCATTTCCTCGATCTCCGGGACCGTCACATCCAGAGTCTTGCAGCCAAGAAATAATCACAAGAACAACTCAAAAATCCCCTACTACAACCGGCAAACTTGGGGATCATGGGAGTTCTTGAGAGAAATGCCACCGCAGGATCTTAACAATTCCTTACCTCCCAGCCGTATTGTGCGCGCAGTGTCTGAAGAGCTTTGTCACAGCAGGTTCTGATGTCCTCGGAACTGTCGTTAAACCACTATAAACAAAAATTATTTTAGTGTTAATTAGCTCACTGTGAGTTCAAGAAGCTTAAATAACAAATCTGCTTGACGGGAACCACCAGATACCTTTCCATATTTTGCTAGCCTGACGTTGCTAATTGAGGGTGTCGACGTCAGCATAGGCAGATTCAGCTCAGGCTGCAAGACAGGGGCTTGTCAGTAATTCAAAAAATTTACTGAACGATGAATGCTGTGGAGGTAAATATAGGGACTTGAAGTAGCAAGAGCCGTTTGATTTACCCTCAAGTAAGATGGTTGGGACTGATCAACAATGGCCGAGTAACTGAAATTGACAGAACAAGACATTTAATTGATCAGCAAGATTGATATCAGCAGTTTGTGTGACAAAAAAGAGAGTTGTCACTGACGCTACGACGGCGTCCTCCACTGTTCCTGCCAAGATACCCACCATCCCGACCGTCCAATTCAGTGGAAGAACTCTGGAAAATATTTCCAGCCGTGCACAGATCAGTGTCGTCTAGGTTTCAAAATGTCGTTTTGAAATGATGATTTTACGACGATGATGGTAGATACCCGGCGTTGGAGAGGCGTCCGGCGGTGGGCTTGAAGCCGACCACGCCACACAGTGCTGCCGGCATCCGGACAGAGCCTCCTCCGTCGACGCCGAGCGCGACGGGGCAGAGGCCAGCACAGACCACGGCGGCCGAGCCGCTGGAGGAGCCCCCAGCCACCTTGCCGACGTTGTACGGGTTCCTCGCCGATCTGCACCCATGAACGCCGTCAGTACGCGCACGAGGCATGGGGGTTAGGAGACATGACTCGTGGGGATGGCGTGCAACAACGTACCCGTGGTGTGGGTTGATGCCGCTGGTGCCGGCGCCGAGCTCGTGCATGTTGGTCTTGCCGGCGAGGACGGCGCCGCACGCGCGCAGCTGCGCCACGCACGCCGCGTCCGCCTCGCACGGCCGCGCCTTCCCCAGCCACCGCGTCCCGCCTGCACATGCATTCAAACCGTCATCGTTGTTGCTTTCACAAAGAAGAAAAACATCGACAGAGCCTGAAACGAAATCATGCAGCAAAGTTATTAAGGTGTGCTGTGCCATCGATGCCGTTACCTGTGGTGGGGTAGGGCAAGCAGTCGATCTCGTCTTTCACCGCCACCAGCACGCCGTCCATCACTGACAGCGGTGTCCCTGCATGCGGTTCAGGTACAAAAACGGAAACTGTGAAAATCTGACAAGTGAGTGAAAACCTAAAGGATATACATGTCCATTAATCTCAAAAACGATAACCAGCAGTCCGGCAGATAGAGAGCCAAATATCTGGGAGCACACAAAAAGATACACCCAGTCCAAACAGGGGCATAACAGCAGATGAATTACCAGATAGTGAGAACAAACCCACCACCCTAACTGTAATTTTACTGTTCTAATTTAAAAACTGTAATTTAATGACAAACACACTGGATATAAGTAAGCCAATGTAATGCGTGTATGTGCAAAGCATGTTTTGACTAGTGCATAATTTTCTTCTCCGTTAACGGAGATCAGGATCTGTTCTGCATTTTCACGCACAAAGGGTCTTTCTTTCCTTCCCCCTATGCACGAGGCTACATGACCTAACATGAAATCTGAGATCTCTAGACATAACTCCTGCTGAAGCACTGATTGAGCTGCAATCACATGCGCTAACAACTAACATATTGGTTGCGTAATAAATGTTGAGATCTTCAGGACACGGGTAAAGCAATCATCGCACAAATCCGAACTCGTTGCTGGTAATACTACTAGTAGTGCAACACAGAATAGCCTGTCGAAATGAGGAGAATTTAGTACAAATTTGAAGAGGGGTGGTCCAAGCTAGATGAAAATGTCTTTTTTCCACGAGGTGTCGAACTCTACCACCATGTCTAACTCAACTCAGTATGTTCAAAATCCTCTAAAATTCCAGCCCATCAAAAACTACATATGTTCCCTGTCACACTTAAGCAATCAATCATTTCCCACTGTGCAAAACAGAATAAAAATCCCCCGGAATGCGACATTTGCCATGCTAAAGCTGTAGCCACTCACAACCTCTCTTTGTCTCCTAGACAACGACATGTAACCAATAAGTAACATTTATTCGACCAGCTCCCTTCCCTCGCCGTTCCGTTTCCTCTAGGATCAATTAATTTAATTATGGAATAAGTTTTCTCAACTAATAGGATGGATAAGTTATGTGTTACCAGAGGTCAAAACTGAAAAACTCAGCAACTTGTTGGTCAGGTTCTGGTTGTGATGTGTTCTTGGATGGGGTAAATGTCTATGTATTGCTTGGTTGGTACCAAGTGGGTGCCCAGTTTGGTTGGTGATGGGTTCATGTCAAAGCAAAAAAAGAGGGTAAGAACCAAGAGAGAAAGGAAAAGGTGATTTGTTGGTTGAGAACAGTTCACAGTTCATCCCTAGCTCTCTTGGTTCTTGGTTGAGGTAATT
Coding sequences within it:
- the LOC125531044 gene encoding fatty acid amide hydrolase-like translates to MGLFGSSAKVYRPAPEVDLGPGSGELYISPNVKAPRVAGLLVKIFVWVLEMPIVGWVLLYILKKDNLINKLVSEAEIPEPPLFTSTHRWEDTPEQNVSLTKPGLSPAERVREAVDCLPMRLESTLAADASQSSLKRWTIMDFSRAYSSGETTPVQVAKRFLAAVKESSGPTMNMAFFISCNPEDVLKQAEESTLRYQTGTPLSVMDGVLVAVKDEIDCLPYPTTGGTRWLGKARPCEADAACVAQLRACGAVLAGKTNMHELGAGTSGINPHHGSARNPYNVGKVAGGSSSGSAAVVCAGLCPVALGVDGGGSVRMPAALCGVVGFKPTAGRLSNAGVLPLNWTVGMVGILAGTVEDAVVAYSAIVDQSQPSYLRPELNLPMLTSTPSISNVRLAKYGKWFNDSSEDIRTCCDKALQTLRAQYGWETLDVTVPEIEEMRLAHYVTIGSECTASLAKYLDKLKRSEIGWDVRVALAVYGSFSSRAYLNSQRLRNRQMFFHKEIFKTADVIVSPMTGVTAYTLQDDALNSGELDYINGAALIRYSIAGNFLGLPAITVMVGQDKGGLPIGLQFIGRPWSEATLLHIAFAMQEACSKNHRKPVVFYDLLKKD